One segment of Erigeron canadensis isolate Cc75 chromosome 2, C_canadensis_v1, whole genome shotgun sequence DNA contains the following:
- the LOC122586863 gene encoding zinc finger CCCH domain-containing protein ZFN-like isoform X1 yields MSRPAVTAGVSSSSSPPLDEDALWQLTLRSREGMESGSYPVRDGEPDCSYYIRTGLCRFGATCRFNHPPNRKLAIATAKMRGEYPERAGQPECQYYLKTGTCKFGATCKFNHPRDMAGVAGRVSLNVLGYPLRPDEPECTYYQRTGQCKFGNTCKFHHPQPSNMMVAYGGSPLYPAVQSPTSPGQRSYPGGVTNWSLPNASFVPSPRWQSPSNYAQIILPQGVVSVPGWNAYRGSLGSLSSLESQQQATGNSQIYGTSRQNETVNEPLSGTYASYHTGSIPSGYYALPRENIFPERPGQPDCQFYMKTGDCKFGAVCRFHHPRERVIPMPDCVLSPIGLPLRPGEPLCIFYSRYGICKFGPSCKFDHPMEVFTYNFSPTSVDPHLLASSSGARPVNITSPGPIILSERRQIPSRDNSIDPEE; encoded by the exons ATGTCACGACCGGCGGTTACCGCCGGagtgtcatcatcttcatcaccgCCGTTAGATGAAG ATGCATTGTGGCAACTGACCTTGAGATCGAGAGAAGGAATGGAGTCAGGATCTTATCCTGTACGTGACGGAGAGCCAGATTGCTCTTACTACATCAGAACAGGCCTTTGTAGGTTTGGGGCCACTTGTCGTTTCAATCATCCTCCTAACAGGAAACTG GCTATTGCAACTGCTAAAATGAGAGGAGAATATCCAGAAAGAGCAGGACAACCTGAATGCCAG TACTATTTAAAGACGGGCACCTGCAAATTTGGAGCAACTTGCAAGTTTAATCATCCTCGAGACATGGCTGGAGTGGCTGGGCGAGTTTCACTAAATGTTTTGGGTTATCCTCTTCGTCCG GATGAGCCTGAATGTACTTATTATCAGAGAACTGGACAATGCAAGTTTGGGAACACTTGTAAATTCCACCACCCTCAACCATCTAACATGATGGTTGCGTATGGTGGTTCTCCGCTTTATCCTGCAGTGCAGTCACCAACTAGTCCGGGTCAACGATCATACCCTGGTGGAGTCACAAATTGGTCTTTGCCTAATGCTTCCTTTGTTCCAAGTCCACGCTGGCAAAGCCCTTCAAACTATGCACAAATAATTCTACCTCAGGGTGTGGTTTCCGTTCCAGGATGGAATGCCTACAGA GGTTCTCTTGGTTCACTTTCATCTTTAGAGAGCCAACAGCAAGCAACTGGAAACAGTCAAATTTATGGTACTTCACGCCAGAATGAAACGGTCAATGAACCACTAAGTGGAACGTATGCTTCATATCATACTGGCTCTATACCGTCCGGTTATTATGCATTACCAAGGGAGAATATATTCCCTGAAAGGCCTGGTCAGCCCGATTGCCAATTTTACATGAAGACCGGAGACTGTAAATTTGGTGCAGTGTGCAGATTTCATCACCCAAGAGAGAGGGTGATTCCCATGCCTGACTGTGTTCTGAGTCCCATTGGGCTTCCTTTACGTCCG GGAGAGCCTTTGTGTATTTTTTATTCTCGTTATGGAATATGCAAATTTGGTCCAAGTTGCAAGTTTGACCACCCAATGGAAGTCTTCACTTACAATTTTTCTCCAACTTCAGTGGATCCCCACTTGTTAGCATCATCGTCAGGAGCTCGCCCAGTAAACATTACATCACCAGGGCCAATTATCTTATCAGAGAGAAGACAAATACCTTCCAGGGATAATAGCATTGACCCAGAGGAATAA
- the LOC122586863 gene encoding zinc finger CCCH domain-containing protein ZFN-like isoform X2 yields MESGSYPVRDGEPDCSYYIRTGLCRFGATCRFNHPPNRKLAIATAKMRGEYPERAGQPECQYYLKTGTCKFGATCKFNHPRDMAGVAGRVSLNVLGYPLRPDEPECTYYQRTGQCKFGNTCKFHHPQPSNMMVAYGGSPLYPAVQSPTSPGQRSYPGGVTNWSLPNASFVPSPRWQSPSNYAQIILPQGVVSVPGWNAYRGSLGSLSSLESQQQATGNSQIYGTSRQNETVNEPLSGTYASYHTGSIPSGYYALPRENIFPERPGQPDCQFYMKTGDCKFGAVCRFHHPRERVIPMPDCVLSPIGLPLRPGEPLCIFYSRYGICKFGPSCKFDHPMEVFTYNFSPTSVDPHLLASSSGARPVNITSPGPIILSERRQIPSRDNSIDPEE; encoded by the exons ATGGAGTCAGGATCTTATCCTGTACGTGACGGAGAGCCAGATTGCTCTTACTACATCAGAACAGGCCTTTGTAGGTTTGGGGCCACTTGTCGTTTCAATCATCCTCCTAACAGGAAACTG GCTATTGCAACTGCTAAAATGAGAGGAGAATATCCAGAAAGAGCAGGACAACCTGAATGCCAG TACTATTTAAAGACGGGCACCTGCAAATTTGGAGCAACTTGCAAGTTTAATCATCCTCGAGACATGGCTGGAGTGGCTGGGCGAGTTTCACTAAATGTTTTGGGTTATCCTCTTCGTCCG GATGAGCCTGAATGTACTTATTATCAGAGAACTGGACAATGCAAGTTTGGGAACACTTGTAAATTCCACCACCCTCAACCATCTAACATGATGGTTGCGTATGGTGGTTCTCCGCTTTATCCTGCAGTGCAGTCACCAACTAGTCCGGGTCAACGATCATACCCTGGTGGAGTCACAAATTGGTCTTTGCCTAATGCTTCCTTTGTTCCAAGTCCACGCTGGCAAAGCCCTTCAAACTATGCACAAATAATTCTACCTCAGGGTGTGGTTTCCGTTCCAGGATGGAATGCCTACAGA GGTTCTCTTGGTTCACTTTCATCTTTAGAGAGCCAACAGCAAGCAACTGGAAACAGTCAAATTTATGGTACTTCACGCCAGAATGAAACGGTCAATGAACCACTAAGTGGAACGTATGCTTCATATCATACTGGCTCTATACCGTCCGGTTATTATGCATTACCAAGGGAGAATATATTCCCTGAAAGGCCTGGTCAGCCCGATTGCCAATTTTACATGAAGACCGGAGACTGTAAATTTGGTGCAGTGTGCAGATTTCATCACCCAAGAGAGAGGGTGATTCCCATGCCTGACTGTGTTCTGAGTCCCATTGGGCTTCCTTTACGTCCG GGAGAGCCTTTGTGTATTTTTTATTCTCGTTATGGAATATGCAAATTTGGTCCAAGTTGCAAGTTTGACCACCCAATGGAAGTCTTCACTTACAATTTTTCTCCAACTTCAGTGGATCCCCACTTGTTAGCATCATCGTCAGGAGCTCGCCCAGTAAACATTACATCACCAGGGCCAATTATCTTATCAGAGAGAAGACAAATACCTTCCAGGGATAATAGCATTGACCCAGAGGAATAA
- the LOC122589920 gene encoding uncharacterized protein LOC122589920 yields MAKRSGGGGTGRGRREEEPLVNRCVDSVFRFIRYAEFEILFVLFFLISFILFKDLTSRPEYNQILVKKPGGPDWWLS; encoded by the exons ATGGCGAAGAGATCAGGTGGAGGTGGGACGGGAAGAGGAAGAAGAGAAGAGGAACCGTTAGTAAATCGGTGTGTCGACTCAGTGTTTAGATTCATTCGATATGCTGAGTTTGAGATCCTTTTCGTTCTGTTTTTTCTCATCTCTTTTATTCTCTTCAAAGATTTG ACATCGAGACCAGAATATAATCAGATCCTTGTGAAGAAGCCTGGAGGACCAGATTGGTGGTTGTCTTAG